One Formosa sp. Hel3_A1_48 genomic window, TTCGCTTGGAATAAAAACTAATGGGGAGTTCAACAATGTGTTTATACATGTGTTTTCTCAAGTCGGTCAAAACTCCATTTTTTAGATACATGACGTGTTGCATCGATAAATATCCGAAGAGATTTTTAAGAAAAAATGTAAATATAACAATAGCAACTACTATAAGTAACGCCATTTGTGCATTGCCTTCTTCTAACAAACCAGAAACTTTATAATTTAATAAGTTATTGCCATAGTTTTTGATATTTCCAATGCCAGTCCACACAGGAGCTTCACTAACGTTCTGTGTTTTATCAAATAAAACATTAAGCATGGGAATTAGCGAAACAAAAGCAAGGGTGCTAAAAAAGGCGTACAATAAATTAAAAACAATATTGAGTACAACATGTTTTTTGTAGTCCTTTATGAATGGCAATAATTGATTAATGATTTCTTTCATCTTACAGCAGTTCCATCGAATTAATGATGGCGTCAATTTTATCTTCTAATTTTTTGTGAACAGCATCGAAATCTTTTGAATTTTCTAGAAGTTCGTTTACACTAATATAATATTTTATTTTTGGTTCTGTTCCGCTTGGGCGTAGTGCAATCTTACTGCCGTCTGTTGTTGTGAAAATAAGAACGTTGGCTTTGGGAACTGCAAGCGTAGTGAGGGTGTTAGTCTCTGTATTTTTTGATGTAGATGCCAAGTAATCATCTATTTGAACTACACCAAAGCTATTGATGGTTTTTTGGGGATTTTCACGAGCTTGTTGCATAAGTGTTTGAATTTCTTCTGCGCCTTTTTTTCCTTTTTTAGTAATGGAAATAAGACGTTCTTTGTAAAACCCATGTGTGTTGTATAGGGCGATCAATTCTTGATAAAAAGAACAGTTGTTTGCTTTTGTTAGAGCAGCAATTTCACAGGCCAGTAGGGTGGCAGTAACAGCATCTTTGTCGCGTACAAAATCACCTACCATAAATCCAAAACTTTCTTCACCACCACCGATGAAGTCCATTGTAGGGTATTCTTCTATCATTTTTGCTATCCATTTGAATCCGGTCAGCCCTATTTTGCATTCTACGCCGTAGTGCTCTGTGAGTTTTGGTAGCATTGGGGTGGAGACAATTGTAGAGCCCACAAACTGATTCCCATTGATTTTCGCCAAGCCCTTCCATTGCTCCAACAAAAACTTGGTCATTATGACCATGGTTTGGTTTCCATTTAGAAGCGTTAGTTTTCCCTCTAAATCACGAACCGCTATCCCTAAACGGTCACAGTCAGGATCAGTGCCAATAACGATATCTGCATTGACTTTTTCGGCCAATTTTAAAGCCATTTCTAGGGCTTCAGGTTCTTCTGGATTTGGAGATTTTACGGTTGGAAAATCGCCATCTGGTGTGGCTTGTTCCTCGACAATATGCACATTGGTGTACCCTGCACGTTTTAGTGTTTCTGGAACAGCTGTAATTGATGTACCGTGCAAGGAAGTGAATACGATACTTAAGTTTTTTCTATACTCATCTTTATTTTCGAGCAATACACCATTTTGCACAGAAGCATTGATGAAAACATCATCAATCTCTTTTCCAATGACGTGAATGAGGTCGTCTTGTGCAGAAAAATTTACTTCGCTGTACTCTAGATCATTAATGATAGAAATTATTGCTTTGTCGTGTGGTGGTACGAGTTGTCCGCCATCTTCCCAATAGACCTTGTAGCCGTTGTATTCTGGTGGG contains:
- a CDS encoding phospho-sugar mutase, with the translated sequence MTTLSPQVTKNVDHWSSELFDENTRSEIQSLKNNLEELEDRFYKNLDFGTGGMRGIMGVGTNRINKYTLGRNTQGLSNYLKKYYSKQKLKVAIAYDCRHNSKTFAKIVADVFSANGIEVFLFEDLRATPELSFAVKQLNCQCGIVLTASHNPPEYNGYKVYWEDGGQLVPPHDKAIISIINDLEYSEVNFSAQDDLIHVIGKEIDDVFINASVQNGVLLENKDEYRKNLSIVFTSLHGTSITAVPETLKRAGYTNVHIVEEQATPDGDFPTVKSPNPEEPEALEMALKLAEKVNADIVIGTDPDCDRLGIAVRDLEGKLTLLNGNQTMVIMTKFLLEQWKGLAKINGNQFVGSTIVSTPMLPKLTEHYGVECKIGLTGFKWIAKMIEEYPTMDFIGGGEESFGFMVGDFVRDKDAVTATLLACEIAALTKANNCSFYQELIALYNTHGFYKERLISITKKGKKGAEEIQTLMQQARENPQKTINSFGVVQIDDYLASTSKNTETNTLTTLAVPKANVLIFTTTDGSKIALRPSGTEPKIKYYISVNELLENSKDFDAVHKKLEDKIDAIINSMELL